A window from Oreochromis aureus strain Israel breed Guangdong linkage group 16, ZZ_aureus, whole genome shotgun sequence encodes these proteins:
- the si:dkey-230p4.1 gene encoding centrosome-associated protein CEP250 isoform X2 yields MQRDLWQLRAEFSRLSSVLLSSCDSVSSSLRLSTLHINPLSFSSVSPPLLTPHFPPFSFYSPPPSSDLALCPPNSSAPPLLSSSTMQIFSLGELEHKEEKDEERRDEEEQDISEVKSVQQTQVLQLQQRIEALAGSLQTEVSLREEREREAERHRVIQRSLQSVSHAVIKLSRVLTSASSQSLNISSEGVLSLDLSCLLSVLSQTESALQWRNEELQGAQRSLQQLGEQRAALHLRLKQLEDNNQQLHTHTQQQQQELGHIMDVLSREKETASFLRLQVEELQRREEELRRENHRLRKEKDEQEERNRQLQTEMRRRVETEVLENVQLTKRETLTQAEIYSLKGALEREQLDKQRAEEDASDMRDALQKSRECVSRLSMQESALRQEVEEGRDALDKLSALNSSLASDKRELHKQLLQLESALSEGQSQLQAQRSQVSSLEREVKTLNMDFSKLRVQREAEEDAVQQLRERETEPEEDGRFPSVGERQGAGRQLDELSFQHATMCEELKEVQDQLGQAMEEVKNRSIQQQEQLRESRRLQEELDSLQKHKEQLEVDLQEIRSLSLSAHQQLSEQQKHLSQSEVERCQLNTHIHTLKQAKDTLHGEIRCLRGELEEMMSRAEDEKKRREMSEEEKKALQEDMERMTEEIEKLRRRRRRREEMERKDETEAEQEERSFFSENSGKREGAEVLRNYIEGLTEEVEERQREEEKMRKEVIEMKTQINLMIERVQRLEGEKEELEEELKRTEERQREEKEFWEERRREETKQRDREVEALCERMERLKREEEREKKVDQLRTEAERDRWRVRVEEQEEEINRLKKEISTLQEDERRKKDKLLEEKEEVVAKLLEKLKEKAAEAELMTQRLNVANEKFNEVKAEAKCKEQSLELQVREREEVVEEHREHLKEGEEEGERDHQEVNARLKQKEVRGDHLEGSWKGMEKDDTISSQVRELQEGQTKSEGARKRVKEMEEARDRLQVEIKEWQERAEHSESEATKLNHICVEQEEEVQRLRAVLEEKEEERREWEALSRTEKENTRRLQSKLMEVGEEKKRLEEKLREAEEEKEALRRAGEETKRLKEQLSEVESDMKDQREELRKMFEEKRRLENTLKEVEEAMKGKMDELMILREEKKRLQDKSIEKGTEADGQMRTKEQQARLLDTEEEEASALRKEVQKEMERSNLEMSVLREAVQKEKRRKEEAQDELLKWREEAQYLREVWGEETQEELRTTKMELLVIKKELQKEQNEKEQIKEKLRRTEEEVTALKEEVQEMEKNKLTKTKDEFPQKEMRGVKQSVEVMVQNSLQSQVDTLSQSTEEMGQGRDGIGLARSQQTDAALMGYKRRAQQEEQSPVATSDTKGLKERLMVLQSLVAELELDQKRLNKKNFHLENQKDKLKRATHTLRETLQQVAEERSRLRQQLSESMQGSLNSTDEQQLRSKVRELQDQVKQLQFALAVGQQQRAEFIQQSSRNSQSMLSLRLDLSDSLATITQHPIPSILESETQRLDRSMREEELRMSFSQL; encoded by the exons ATGCAGAG GGACCTGTGGCAGCTGAGGGCCGAGTTTTCTCGTCTCTCATCCGTTCTCCTCTCCAGCTGTGActctgtctcctcctctctGAGGCTCAGCACACTTCACATTAatcctctctccttctcctccgTTTCTCCCCCTCTTCTCACTCCCCACTTCCCTCCCTTTTCATTCTATTCTCCCCCTCCGTCCTCCGATCTGGCCCTCTGTCCTCCGAACTCTTCTGcacctcctctcctctcatCATCCACAATGCAAATCTTTTCTTTGGGAGAGTTGGAACACAAAGAGGAGAAGGATGAGGAAAGGAGGGACGAGGAAGAGCAAGACATTTCAGAGGTGAAGTCTGTTCAGCAGACTCAAGTTTTACAGCTGCAGCAGAG GATTGAGGCGCTCGCTGGCTCACTGCAGACAGAGGTCAGtctgagggaggagagagagagggaggctgAGAGACATAGAGTAATACAGAGAAGCCTGCAGTCTGTGAGCCATGCTGTGATCAAACTG tccagagtcctgacctcagccAGCAGTCAGTCGCTGAACATCTCCTCAGAGGGTGTCCTTAGCCTGGATCTGTCCTGCTTGCTTTCCGTCCTGTCTCAGACTGAGAGCGCCCTACAGTGGAGAAATGAGGAATTACAG ggggCACAGCGATCTCTGCAGCAGCTCGGTGAGCAGAGAGCAGCCCTGCACCTGCGACTGAAGCAGCTGGAGGACAACAACCagcagctacacacacacacacaacaacagcagcaggagctTGGCCACATTATGGACGTACTGAGCag agagaaggAGACGGCATCCTTCCTGCGTCTGCAGGTCGAGGAactgcagaggagggaggaagagctgaggagagaaaATCACAGACTGAGAAAGGAGAAAGATGAACAAGAGGAGAGAAACAGACAGCTGCAGACAGAAATGCGCAGACG AGTTGAGACTGAGGTGTTGGAGAACGTCCAGCTGACAAAGCGGGAGACTTTGACCCAAGCAGAAATTTATAGTCTGAAG GGAGCACTAGAGAGGGAGCAGCTGGACAAGCAGcgagcagaggaagatgcttcTGATATGAGAGATGCCTTACAGAAG tccagGGAGTGCGTGTCGCGTCTGTCGATGCAGGAGAGCGCATTAagacaggaggtggaggagggacGGGATGCGCTAGACAAGCTGTCCGCCCTGAACTCTTCTTTGGCCTCAGACAAGAGAGAGCTGCACAAACAGCTGCTGCAG CTGGAGTCTGCGCTGTCAGAGGGCCAATCACAGCTGCAGGCTCAGAGGTCACAAGTCAGTTCTCTGGAGAGAGAAGTCAAAACCCTAAACATGGATTTCAGCAAGCTCAG AgtacagagagaggcagaggaagatgctgtTCAGCAGCTGAGAGAACGAGAGACAGAGCCGGAGGAAGACGGGAGGTTTCCCTCCGTGGGTGAGAGACAGGGGGCTGGACGGCAGTTGGATGAGCTGTCCTTTCAGCATGCCACGATGTGTGAGGAGCTGAAGGAGGTGCAGGACCAGCTGGGGCAAGCAATGGAGGAGGTGAAAAATAGGAGCATACAACAGCAGGAGCAGCTCAGAGAGAGTAGGCGCCTACAAGAGGAGCTGGatagtctgcagaaacacaaGGAGCAGCTCGAAGTTGATCTGCAGGAGATCCG GTCTCTGTCGCTGTCTGCCCACCAGCAGCTCAGTGAGCAGCAGAAGCATCTCTCACAGTCAGAGGTGGAAAGATGTCAGctgaacacacacatccacactcTGAAGCAGGCCAAAGACACCTTACATG gggagATCCGGTGTCTGAGAGGTGAGCTGGAGGAGATGATGTCCAGGGCAGAAgatgagaagaagaggagggagatgagtgaggaggagaagaaggcaCTGCAAGAGGACATGGAGAGGATGACAGAGGAGATAGAGAAActgagaaggagaagaagaaggagggaggAGATGGAGAGGAAGGATGAGACGGAGGCCGAACAGGAAGAAAGGAGTTTTTTTAGTGAGAACTCGGGGAAAAGAGAAGGAGCTGAGGTGCTGAGGAATTACATTGAGGGATTAactgaggaggtggaggagaggcaaagagaagaggagaaaatgagGAAGGAGGTAATAGAGATGAAGACTCAAATCAACCTCATGATAGAAAGAGTACAGCGATTAGAGGGAGAGAAGGAGGAACTGGAAGAGGAGCTAAAGAGGACAGAGGAAAGGCAGAGAGAGGAGAAGGAGTTttgggaggagaggagaagagaggagacGAAGCAGAGGGACAGAGAAGTGGAAGCCCTCTGTGAGCGGATGGAGAGATTAAAAAGGGAGGAGGAAAGAGAGAAGAAGGTGGACCAGCTGAGGACAGAAGCAGAGAGGGACAGATGGAGGGTGAGAGTGGAAGAACAAGAGGAGGAGATTAAcagactgaaaaaagaaatctcaACATTACAAGAGGatgaaaggagaaagaaagacaaactgctagaggagaaggaggaggtggtTGCAAAGCTGCTCGAGAAGCTAAAGGAGAAAGCAGCGGAGGCAGAGCTGATGACGCAAAGGCTGAATGTGGCCAATGAGAAGTTTAATGAAGTTAAGGCGGAGGCGAAATGTAAGGAGCAGAGCCTGGAATTACAGGTGAGGGAAAGAGAAGAAGTAGTGGAGGAGCATCGGGAACATCtgaaggagggggaggaggaaggagagagagacCATCAAGAGGTGAATGCCAGACTAAAGCAAAAGGAGGTAAGGGGGGACCACCTGGAAGGAAGTTGGAAGGGTATGGAAAAAGATGACACGATCTCCTCCCAGGTTAGGGAGCTACAGGAGGGACAGACAAAGAGCGAGGGAGCAaggaaaagagtaaaagaaatgGAGGAAGCCCGTGACAGGCTGCAGGTGGAGATAAAGGAGTGGCAGGAGAGAGCAGAACACAGCGAGAGTGAGGCTACAAAGCTTAACCATATCTGTgtggagcaagaggaggaggtgCAGCGGTTAAGAGCTGTACTGGAGgagaaggaagaggagagaagagaatGGGAGGCACTAAGTAGAACTGAGAAAGAAAACACGAGGAGACTGCAAAGTAAGCTGATGGAGGTtggggaggagaagaagagattAGAGGAGAAACTTAGGGAGGCCGAGGAAGAGAAAGAAGCACTTAGGAGAGCTGGGGAGGAGACAAAAAGGCTGAAGGAACAACTGTCGGAAGTAGAAAGTGACATGAAGGACCAAAGAGAGGAGCTGAGGAAGATGTTTGAGGAGAAGAGGAGACTGGAGAACACACTAAAGGAAGTTGAGGAGGCGATGAAAGGAAAAATGGATGAGCTGATGATACTGAGGGAAGAGAAGAAACGTCTGCAGGATAAATCGATAGAGAAGGGAACAGAAGCTGATGGACAAATGAGAACGAAAGAGCAGCAAGCCAGGCTGCTGGACACCGAGGAGGAAGAGGCATCGGCTCTTAGGAAGGAAGTGcagaaggagatggagagaagCAATCTAGAGATGTCGGTGCTTAGGGAGGCGGTACAAAAGGAGAAAAGAAGGAAGGAGGAGGCACAAGATGAGCTGTTAAAATGGAGAGAAGAAGCACAATATCTCAGAGAGGTGTGGGGAGAGGAGACGCAGGAAGAGCTGAGGACGACTAAGATGGAGTTACTGGTTATTAAAAAAGAGctgcaaaaagaacaaaatgagaaGGAGCAGATAAAAGAGAAGCTACGGAGGACGGAGGAAGAGGTGACAGCTCTCAAGGAGGAAGTGCAggagatggaaaaaaataagCTGACAAAGACGAAAGATGAATTTCCTCAGAAGGAGATGAGAGGAGTGAAGCAGAGCGTGGAGGTGATGGTGCAAAACTCCCTGCAGAGTCAG GTGGACACTCTGAGTCAGAGCACAGAGGAGATGGGGCAGGGCAGGGATGGAATCGGATTAGCTCGATCACAGCAAACAGATGCAGCTTTGATGGGCTATAAAAGGAGAGCccagcaggaggagcagagccCAGTGGCCACGTCTGATACAAAG GGTTTGAAGGAGAGACTGATGGTCCTGCAGAGTCTGGTGGCTGAACTGGAACTGGATCAGAAACGACTGAATAAGAAAAACTTTCATCTGGAAAATCAGAAAGACAAACTGAAAAGAgcgacacacacactgagagagACGCTGCAACAG GTGGCGGAAGAGCGGTCGAGGCTCAGACAGCAGCTGAGTGAGAGCatgcag GGGTCTTTAAACAGCACAGACGAGCAGCAACTGAGGAGCAAAGTGAGGGAGCTACAGGACCAG GTGAAGCAGCTCCAGTTTGCACTGGCTGTCGGTCAGCAACAAAGGGCAGAGTTCATTCAGCAGTCCTCCAGAAACAGCCAGTCAATGCTCTCTCTGAGACTTGACCTCAGTGATTCACTAGCAACTATCACACAACATCCAATCCCATCCATCCTAGAGTCTGAGACACAGCGATTGGACCGTAGCATGAGGGAGGAGGAGCTCAGAATGTCCTTCAGCCAGCTGTGA
- the si:dkey-230p4.1 gene encoding trichohyalin isoform X1, with product MEEELLIGWQEEKLHLKQEVCRLQEELAESHAEKDELESRNRALKDRLCRSLSPSLALSLQLEGEQREWKKKVREGREREARQALLIHRLQNKVLEYRERCQHLELQLQDNHTQMLSTERIIDDSLESALLRLEEEQQRSVSLGDTNSLLCKQLVQSEQANQALKEDLQKLTNDWMTAVEEAEQREADLQKERERRLCLVGEQQARLLSIWRSVAALRRDCHAMKTAADRDLWQLRAEFSRLSSVLLSSCDSVSSSLRLSTLHINPLSFSSVSPPLLTPHFPPFSFYSPPPSSDLALCPPNSSAPPLLSSSTMQIFSLGELEHKEEKDEERRDEEEQDISEVKSVQQTQVLQLQQRIEALAGSLQTEVSLREEREREAERHRVIQRSLQSVSHAVIKLSRVLTSASSQSLNISSEGVLSLDLSCLLSVLSQTESALQWRNEELQGAQRSLQQLGEQRAALHLRLKQLEDNNQQLHTHTQQQQQELGHIMDVLSREKETASFLRLQVEELQRREEELRRENHRLRKEKDEQEERNRQLQTEMRRRVETEVLENVQLTKRETLTQAEIYSLKGALEREQLDKQRAEEDASDMRDALQKSRECVSRLSMQESALRQEVEEGRDALDKLSALNSSLASDKRELHKQLLQLESALSEGQSQLQAQRSQVSSLEREVKTLNMDFSKLRVQREAEEDAVQQLRERETEPEEDGRFPSVGERQGAGRQLDELSFQHATMCEELKEVQDQLGQAMEEVKNRSIQQQEQLRESRRLQEELDSLQKHKEQLEVDLQEIRSLSLSAHQQLSEQQKHLSQSEVERCQLNTHIHTLKQAKDTLHGEIRCLRGELEEMMSRAEDEKKRREMSEEEKKALQEDMERMTEEIEKLRRRRRRREEMERKDETEAEQEERSFFSENSGKREGAEVLRNYIEGLTEEVEERQREEEKMRKEVIEMKTQINLMIERVQRLEGEKEELEEELKRTEERQREEKEFWEERRREETKQRDREVEALCERMERLKREEEREKKVDQLRTEAERDRWRVRVEEQEEEINRLKKEISTLQEDERRKKDKLLEEKEEVVAKLLEKLKEKAAEAELMTQRLNVANEKFNEVKAEAKCKEQSLELQVREREEVVEEHREHLKEGEEEGERDHQEVNARLKQKEVRGDHLEGSWKGMEKDDTISSQVRELQEGQTKSEGARKRVKEMEEARDRLQVEIKEWQERAEHSESEATKLNHICVEQEEEVQRLRAVLEEKEEERREWEALSRTEKENTRRLQSKLMEVGEEKKRLEEKLREAEEEKEALRRAGEETKRLKEQLSEVESDMKDQREELRKMFEEKRRLENTLKEVEEAMKGKMDELMILREEKKRLQDKSIEKGTEADGQMRTKEQQARLLDTEEEEASALRKEVQKEMERSNLEMSVLREAVQKEKRRKEEAQDELLKWREEAQYLREVWGEETQEELRTTKMELLVIKKELQKEQNEKEQIKEKLRRTEEEVTALKEEVQEMEKNKLTKTKDEFPQKEMRGVKQSVEVMVQNSLQSQVDTLSQSTEEMGQGRDGIGLARSQQTDAALMGYKRRAQQEEQSPVATSDTKGLKERLMVLQSLVAELELDQKRLNKKNFHLENQKDKLKRATHTLRETLQQVAEERSRLRQQLSESMQGSLNSTDEQQLRSKVRELQDQVKQLQFALAVGQQQRAEFIQQSSRNSQSMLSLRLDLSDSLATITQHPIPSILESETQRLDRSMREEELRMSFSQL from the exons ATGGAAGAAGAGTTGTTGATAGGCTGGCAGGAAGAGAAGCTGCATCTTAAACAGGAGGTGTGTCGGCTGCAGGAGGAGCTGGCAGAGAGTCATGCTGAAAAAGATGAGCTGGAGTCCAGGAACAGAGCTCTGAAGGacagg CTGTGCCGGTCGTTGTCTCCCTCacttgctctctctctgcaaCTAGAGGGCGAGCAGAGGGAATGGAAGAAGAAGGtaagggaggggagagagagggaggccaGGCAGGCCCTGCTGATCCATAGGCTCCAGAACAAG GTGTTGGAATACAGAGAACGATGTCAGCATTTAGAGCTTCAGCTGCAGGATAATCATACACAGATGCTCAGCACTGAG AGAATCATAGATGACTCTCTGGAAAGCGCTCTTCTCAGACTGGAGGAGGAACAACAGAG GTCAGTCAGTTTAGGTGACACCAATAGTCTCCTTTGCAAGCAACTTGTCCAATCAGAGCAGGCCAACCAGGCCCTGAAGGAGGACCTCCAGAAGCTGACGAATGATTGGATGACAGCTGTGGAGGAGGCAGAGCAGCGAGAGGCTGATTTGCAGAAAGAGCGAGAG cgtCGGCTGTGTCTCGTGGGTGAGCAGCAGGCTCGGCTGCTGTCTATCTGGAGATCTGTGGCTGCTCTGAGACGAGACTGTCACGCTATGAAAACGGCTGCTGACAG GGACCTGTGGCAGCTGAGGGCCGAGTTTTCTCGTCTCTCATCCGTTCTCCTCTCCAGCTGTGActctgtctcctcctctctGAGGCTCAGCACACTTCACATTAatcctctctccttctcctccgTTTCTCCCCCTCTTCTCACTCCCCACTTCCCTCCCTTTTCATTCTATTCTCCCCCTCCGTCCTCCGATCTGGCCCTCTGTCCTCCGAACTCTTCTGcacctcctctcctctcatCATCCACAATGCAAATCTTTTCTTTGGGAGAGTTGGAACACAAAGAGGAGAAGGATGAGGAAAGGAGGGACGAGGAAGAGCAAGACATTTCAGAGGTGAAGTCTGTTCAGCAGACTCAAGTTTTACAGCTGCAGCAGAG GATTGAGGCGCTCGCTGGCTCACTGCAGACAGAGGTCAGtctgagggaggagagagagagggaggctgAGAGACATAGAGTAATACAGAGAAGCCTGCAGTCTGTGAGCCATGCTGTGATCAAACTG tccagagtcctgacctcagccAGCAGTCAGTCGCTGAACATCTCCTCAGAGGGTGTCCTTAGCCTGGATCTGTCCTGCTTGCTTTCCGTCCTGTCTCAGACTGAGAGCGCCCTACAGTGGAGAAATGAGGAATTACAG ggggCACAGCGATCTCTGCAGCAGCTCGGTGAGCAGAGAGCAGCCCTGCACCTGCGACTGAAGCAGCTGGAGGACAACAACCagcagctacacacacacacacaacaacagcagcaggagctTGGCCACATTATGGACGTACTGAGCag agagaaggAGACGGCATCCTTCCTGCGTCTGCAGGTCGAGGAactgcagaggagggaggaagagctgaggagagaaaATCACAGACTGAGAAAGGAGAAAGATGAACAAGAGGAGAGAAACAGACAGCTGCAGACAGAAATGCGCAGACG AGTTGAGACTGAGGTGTTGGAGAACGTCCAGCTGACAAAGCGGGAGACTTTGACCCAAGCAGAAATTTATAGTCTGAAG GGAGCACTAGAGAGGGAGCAGCTGGACAAGCAGcgagcagaggaagatgcttcTGATATGAGAGATGCCTTACAGAAG tccagGGAGTGCGTGTCGCGTCTGTCGATGCAGGAGAGCGCATTAagacaggaggtggaggagggacGGGATGCGCTAGACAAGCTGTCCGCCCTGAACTCTTCTTTGGCCTCAGACAAGAGAGAGCTGCACAAACAGCTGCTGCAG CTGGAGTCTGCGCTGTCAGAGGGCCAATCACAGCTGCAGGCTCAGAGGTCACAAGTCAGTTCTCTGGAGAGAGAAGTCAAAACCCTAAACATGGATTTCAGCAAGCTCAG AgtacagagagaggcagaggaagatgctgtTCAGCAGCTGAGAGAACGAGAGACAGAGCCGGAGGAAGACGGGAGGTTTCCCTCCGTGGGTGAGAGACAGGGGGCTGGACGGCAGTTGGATGAGCTGTCCTTTCAGCATGCCACGATGTGTGAGGAGCTGAAGGAGGTGCAGGACCAGCTGGGGCAAGCAATGGAGGAGGTGAAAAATAGGAGCATACAACAGCAGGAGCAGCTCAGAGAGAGTAGGCGCCTACAAGAGGAGCTGGatagtctgcagaaacacaaGGAGCAGCTCGAAGTTGATCTGCAGGAGATCCG GTCTCTGTCGCTGTCTGCCCACCAGCAGCTCAGTGAGCAGCAGAAGCATCTCTCACAGTCAGAGGTGGAAAGATGTCAGctgaacacacacatccacactcTGAAGCAGGCCAAAGACACCTTACATG gggagATCCGGTGTCTGAGAGGTGAGCTGGAGGAGATGATGTCCAGGGCAGAAgatgagaagaagaggagggagatgagtgaggaggagaagaaggcaCTGCAAGAGGACATGGAGAGGATGACAGAGGAGATAGAGAAActgagaaggagaagaagaaggagggaggAGATGGAGAGGAAGGATGAGACGGAGGCCGAACAGGAAGAAAGGAGTTTTTTTAGTGAGAACTCGGGGAAAAGAGAAGGAGCTGAGGTGCTGAGGAATTACATTGAGGGATTAactgaggaggtggaggagaggcaaagagaagaggagaaaatgagGAAGGAGGTAATAGAGATGAAGACTCAAATCAACCTCATGATAGAAAGAGTACAGCGATTAGAGGGAGAGAAGGAGGAACTGGAAGAGGAGCTAAAGAGGACAGAGGAAAGGCAGAGAGAGGAGAAGGAGTTttgggaggagaggagaagagaggagacGAAGCAGAGGGACAGAGAAGTGGAAGCCCTCTGTGAGCGGATGGAGAGATTAAAAAGGGAGGAGGAAAGAGAGAAGAAGGTGGACCAGCTGAGGACAGAAGCAGAGAGGGACAGATGGAGGGTGAGAGTGGAAGAACAAGAGGAGGAGATTAAcagactgaaaaaagaaatctcaACATTACAAGAGGatgaaaggagaaagaaagacaaactgctagaggagaaggaggaggtggtTGCAAAGCTGCTCGAGAAGCTAAAGGAGAAAGCAGCGGAGGCAGAGCTGATGACGCAAAGGCTGAATGTGGCCAATGAGAAGTTTAATGAAGTTAAGGCGGAGGCGAAATGTAAGGAGCAGAGCCTGGAATTACAGGTGAGGGAAAGAGAAGAAGTAGTGGAGGAGCATCGGGAACATCtgaaggagggggaggaggaaggagagagagacCATCAAGAGGTGAATGCCAGACTAAAGCAAAAGGAGGTAAGGGGGGACCACCTGGAAGGAAGTTGGAAGGGTATGGAAAAAGATGACACGATCTCCTCCCAGGTTAGGGAGCTACAGGAGGGACAGACAAAGAGCGAGGGAGCAaggaaaagagtaaaagaaatgGAGGAAGCCCGTGACAGGCTGCAGGTGGAGATAAAGGAGTGGCAGGAGAGAGCAGAACACAGCGAGAGTGAGGCTACAAAGCTTAACCATATCTGTgtggagcaagaggaggaggtgCAGCGGTTAAGAGCTGTACTGGAGgagaaggaagaggagagaagagaatGGGAGGCACTAAGTAGAACTGAGAAAGAAAACACGAGGAGACTGCAAAGTAAGCTGATGGAGGTtggggaggagaagaagagattAGAGGAGAAACTTAGGGAGGCCGAGGAAGAGAAAGAAGCACTTAGGAGAGCTGGGGAGGAGACAAAAAGGCTGAAGGAACAACTGTCGGAAGTAGAAAGTGACATGAAGGACCAAAGAGAGGAGCTGAGGAAGATGTTTGAGGAGAAGAGGAGACTGGAGAACACACTAAAGGAAGTTGAGGAGGCGATGAAAGGAAAAATGGATGAGCTGATGATACTGAGGGAAGAGAAGAAACGTCTGCAGGATAAATCGATAGAGAAGGGAACAGAAGCTGATGGACAAATGAGAACGAAAGAGCAGCAAGCCAGGCTGCTGGACACCGAGGAGGAAGAGGCATCGGCTCTTAGGAAGGAAGTGcagaaggagatggagagaagCAATCTAGAGATGTCGGTGCTTAGGGAGGCGGTACAAAAGGAGAAAAGAAGGAAGGAGGAGGCACAAGATGAGCTGTTAAAATGGAGAGAAGAAGCACAATATCTCAGAGAGGTGTGGGGAGAGGAGACGCAGGAAGAGCTGAGGACGACTAAGATGGAGTTACTGGTTATTAAAAAAGAGctgcaaaaagaacaaaatgagaaGGAGCAGATAAAAGAGAAGCTACGGAGGACGGAGGAAGAGGTGACAGCTCTCAAGGAGGAAGTGCAggagatggaaaaaaataagCTGACAAAGACGAAAGATGAATTTCCTCAGAAGGAGATGAGAGGAGTGAAGCAGAGCGTGGAGGTGATGGTGCAAAACTCCCTGCAGAGTCAG GTGGACACTCTGAGTCAGAGCACAGAGGAGATGGGGCAGGGCAGGGATGGAATCGGATTAGCTCGATCACAGCAAACAGATGCAGCTTTGATGGGCTATAAAAGGAGAGCccagcaggaggagcagagccCAGTGGCCACGTCTGATACAAAG GGTTTGAAGGAGAGACTGATGGTCCTGCAGAGTCTGGTGGCTGAACTGGAACTGGATCAGAAACGACTGAATAAGAAAAACTTTCATCTGGAAAATCAGAAAGACAAACTGAAAAGAgcgacacacacactgagagagACGCTGCAACAG GTGGCGGAAGAGCGGTCGAGGCTCAGACAGCAGCTGAGTGAGAGCatgcag GGGTCTTTAAACAGCACAGACGAGCAGCAACTGAGGAGCAAAGTGAGGGAGCTACAGGACCAG GTGAAGCAGCTCCAGTTTGCACTGGCTGTCGGTCAGCAACAAAGGGCAGAGTTCATTCAGCAGTCCTCCAGAAACAGCCAGTCAATGCTCTCTCTGAGACTTGACCTCAGTGATTCACTAGCAACTATCACACAACATCCAATCCCATCCATCCTAGAGTCTGAGACACAGCGATTGGACCGTAGCATGAGGGAGGAGGAGCTCAGAATGTCCTTCAGCCAGCTGTGA